The proteins below come from a single Balaenoptera acutorostrata chromosome 2, mBalAcu1.1, whole genome shotgun sequence genomic window:
- the DDA1 gene encoding DET1- and DDB1-associated protein 1, giving the protein MADFLKGLPVYNKSNFSRFHADSVCKASNRRPSVYLPTREYPSEQIIVTEKTNILLRYLHQQWDKKNAAKKRDQEQVDLEGESSAPPRKVARTDSPDMHEDT; this is encoded by the exons ATG GCAGATTTTTTGAAAGGACTGCCTGTCTACAACAAAAGCAATTTTAGTCGATTTCATGCCGACTCCGTGTGCAAAGCCTCG AACCGACGTCCCTCAGTCTACCTGCCCACTCGGGAGTACCCGTCCGAACAGA TTATTgtgacagaaaaaacaaacattctTTTGCGCTACTTACATCAGCAATGGGACAAAAAG aatgcCGCCAAGAAGAGAGACCAGGAGCAAGTGGACCTCGAGGGTGAGAGCTCGGCGCCGCCCCGCAAGGTCGCACGGACCGACAGCCCGGACATGCACGAGGACACTTAA
- the MRPL34 gene encoding 39S ribosomal protein L34, mitochondrial, whose translation MAFSSRLVGRLLGPVSRSAALWGGRWLQPRAWLGLPDAWGLPAVQQTRGKARGNEYQPSNIKRKNKHGWIRRLSKPNGVQVILRRMHKGRKSLSH comes from the exons ATGGCTTTCTCGAGCAGATTGGTGGGTCGCCTGTTGGGGCCAGTCAGTAGGTCAGCGGCGCTTTGGGGTGGCAG GTGGCTCCAGCCCCGGGCCTGGCTGGGGCTCCCCGACGCCTGGGGACTCCCCGCCGTGCAGCAGACCCGGGGCAAGGCGCGCGGGAACGAGTATCAGCCGAGCAACATCAAGCGCAAGAACAAGCATGGTTGGATCCGGCGCTTGAGCAAGCCAAACGGCGTCCAGGTCATTCTTCGCCGCATGCACAAGGGTCGAAAATCGTTGAGCCACTGA
- the ABHD8 gene encoding protein ABHD8, whose protein sequence is MLTGVTDGIFCCLLGAPPNAVGPLESVESSDGYTFVEVKPGRVLRVKHAGPAPLPTPPPPLSDAAQGDQSGLVHCQRRITVYRNGRLLVENLGRAPRADLLHGQNGSGEPPAALEVELADPAGSDSRSGPGSAGSGSGGRRRRARRPKRTIHIDCEKRITSCKGAQADVVLFFIHGVGGSLAIWKEQLDFFVRLGYEVVAPDLAGHGASSAPQVAAAYTFYALAEDMRAIFKRYAKKRNVLIGHSYGVSFCTFLAHEYPDLVHKMIMINGGGPTALEPSFCSIFNMPTCVLHCLSPCLAWSFLKAGFARQGAKEKQLLKEGNAFNVSSFVLRAMMSGQYWPEGDEVYHAELTVPVLLVHGMHDKFVPVEEDQRMAEILLLAFLKLIDEGSHMVMLECPETVNTLLHEFLLWEPEPSPKALPEPLPTPPEEKK, encoded by the exons ATGCTGACCGGGGTGACCGATGGGATCTTTTGCTGCCTGCTGGGCGCACCACCCAATGCTGTGGGGCCGCTGGAGAGTGTGGAGTCCAGTGATGGCTACACCTTTGTGGAGGTCAAGCCTGGTCGCGTGCTGCGGGTGAAGCATGCTGGACCCGCtccgctccccaccccacctccaccactgTCAGACGCCGCCCAGGGGGACCAATCTGGCTTGGTCCACTGCCAGCGCAGAATCACCGTGTACCGCAACGGGCGGTTACTGGTGGAGAACCTGGGCCGGGCACCACGAGCTGACCTCCTGCACGGGCAGAACGGCTCTGGGGAGCCACCAGCCGCCCTCGAGGTAGAGCTGGCTGACCCAGCGGGCAGCGATAGCCGCTCGGGCCCAGGCAGTGCTGGGAGTGGCAGTGGCGGACGACGGCGGCGAGCCCGACGCCCCAAGCGGACCATCCACATTGACTGTGAGAAGCGCATCACCAGCTGCAAGGGCGCCCAGGCCGATGTGGTGCTCTTTTTCATCCACGGTGTCGGCGGTTCCCTGGCCATCTGGAAGGAACAGCTGGACTTCTTTGTGCGCCTGGGCTACGAGGTGGTGGCGCCCGACCTGGCCGGCCACGGGGCCAGCTCAGCACCCCAGGTGGCCGCCGCCTACACCTTCTATGCACTGGCAGAGGACATGCGTGCCATCTTCAAGCGCTATGCCAAGAAGCGAAACGTGCTCATTGGGCATTCTTACGG TGTCTCCTTCTGCACGTTCCTGGCGCATGAGTACCCCGACCTGGTGCACAAGATGATCATGATCAACGGCGGGGGCCCCACGGCACTGGAGCCCAGCTTCTGCTCTATCTTCAACATGCCCACGTGCGTCCTGCACTGCCTGTCACCCTGTCTGGCTTGGAGCTTCCTCAA ggctggCTTCGCCCGACAAGGGGCCAAAGAGAAGCAGCTGCTGAAGGAGGGCAATGCGTTCAATGTGTCTTCCTTTGTGCTTCGGGCCATGATGAGTGGCCAGTACTGGCCCGAGGGCGACGAGGTCTACCATGCCGAGCTCACCGTGCCCGTCCTGCTCGTCCATGGCATGCACGACAAGTTTGTGCCGGTGGAGGAAGACCAGCGCATGGCTGAG ATCCTGCTCCTGGCCTTCTTGAAGCTCATCGATGAAGGCAGCCACATGGTGATGCTGGAGTGTCCGGAAACGGTCAACACGCTGCTCCACGAATTCCTGCTCTGGGAGCCCGAGCCCTCGCCCAAGGCCCTGCCCGAGCCCCTGCCCACGCCCCCAGAGGAAAAGAAGTAG
- the ANKLE1 gene encoding ankyrin repeat and LEM domain-containing protein 1 → MWTTMRRGSAWLGTLHCAEVRGPGPRGGAARAHKGAAGSWKSTGPAAGLGDRWGMGSATGLARRLRAALREEELRAVEELLRRGADPNLVLEDGAAAMHLAARAQHPRSLCCLEALLRRGGDPNTRSAEALTPLHVAAAWGCRRGLELLLSQGADPALRDQDGLRPLDLAEQQGHQNCVRVLRELEARTRTPTRTRADPQEPEPEPKPGSPGPWGKGLNTSPSGPPSVTLDSTTLGRGDGKDMSLEAGPGPPSLLAHPEIADTDGSLESPLGRWDCSSVASFVTAVEASGAEDPTAHTSPWAGVRPSQKVPRSSGTPQQEHRALVEGREAELNARLQALTLTLPDASPSPKFFPDRSPAHSAPWEPLPGPSDFHIPKDDQLSLDSDVATLWLTEDEASATGGRDPIPSCQCPPDPTMSDLELLQGLRALGKSRGTITSFTRPYYLRPLEEAQAAPGPEFSGHSPELAKALWTGCIPDAQADEDALAKQFERPEPTRRWREGVMKSSFTYLLLDPRKTQNLPARASSLTLAECLRIFVHAIFYVGKGTRARPNVHLWKALSHRGWPGKQACPKVRQILDIWASGRGVVSLHCFQHVVAVEAYTREACLVDALGIQTLTNQKQGHCYGVVAGWPPTRRRRLGVHLLHRALLVFLAEGERELRPQDIQARG, encoded by the exons ATGTGGACGACAATGCGGCGCGGGTCAGCCTGGCTGGGGACACTGCACTGCGCCGAGGTGCGGGGACCCGGGCCGAGGGGCGGAGCGGCGCGTGCGCACAAGGGCGCCGCGGGAAGTTGGAAATCGACAGGCCCGGCAGCTGGTCTGGGGGACCGCTGGGGCATGGGCTCGGCGACAGGCCTGGCGCGGCGGCTGCGGGCGGCGCTGCGGGAGGAGGAGTTGCG GGCAGTGGAGGAGCTGCTGCGCCGTGGTGCTGACCCCAACCTGGTGCTCGAGGATGGCGCGGCGGCCATGCACCTGGCGGCCAGAGCCCAGCACCCGCGGAGTCTGTGTTGCCTCGAGGCCCTGCTGCGCCGAGGCGGGGACCCCAACACTCG aTCGGCCGAGGCGCTGACGCCGCTGCACGTGGCCGCTGCCTGGGGCTGTCGCCGCGGCCTGGAGCTGCTGCTGAGCCAGGGAGCGGACCCCGCGCTGCGCGACCAG GACGGACTCCGGCCTCTGGACCTGGCCGAGCAGCAGGGGCACCAGAACTGTGTGCGTGTCCTGCGGGAGCTGGAGGCTCGGACCAGGACCCCGACACGGACCCGGGCAGACCCCCAGGAGCCCGAGCCCGAGCCAAAGCCTGGCA GCCCAGGCCCTTGGGGAAAGGGGCTGAATACCAGCCCCTCTGGACCTCCCAGTGTGACACTGGACTCCACAACACTGGGCAGAGGTGATGGCAAGGACATGAGCCTGGAGGCTGGCCCTGGACCCCCCAGCCTCCTTGCCCACCCTGAGATTGCTGACACAGATGGCAGCTTGGAGTCCCCCCTAGGGCGCTGGGACTGCAGCTcagttgcctcctttgtcaccgCGGTTGAGGCCTCTGGAGCTGAGGACCCAACCGCCCACACGTCCCCCTGGGCTGGTGTCCGACCCTCCCAGAAGGTGCCAAGATCTTCGGGTACCCCACAGCAGGAACATCGAGCCCTCGTGGAGGGTAGGGAGGCAGAACTAAATGCCCGTCTGCAGGCCCTGACTCTGACCTTGCCagatgcctccccctcccccaagttcTTCCCAGACAGGAGCCCAGCCCATAGTGCCCCTTGGGAACCACTGCCTGGACCCTCTGACTTCCACATCCCAAAAGATGACCAGTTGTCCCTCGACAGTGATGTGGCCACCCTCTGGCTGACAGAGGATGAGGCGAGCGCCACAGGTGGCAGGGACCCCATCCCCTCTTGCCAGTGCCCACCGGACCCCACCATGTCTGACCTGGAGCTGCTGCAAGGGCTCCGGGCACTTGGCAAGAGCCGCGGTACCATCACGTCCTTCACCCGGCCGTACTACCTCCGACCACTAGAAGAAGCCCAGGCTGCTCCTG GCCCAGAATTCTCAGGGCACAGCCCAGAGCTGGCCAAAGCCCTGTGGACCGGCTGTATCCCAGATGCCCAGGCAGATGAGGATGCACTTGCCAAGCAGTTTGAGCGGCCAGAACCCACCAGACGGTGGCGGGAGGGGGTCATGAAGTCCAGCTTCACATATTTGCTGCTGGACCCCAG GAAGACTCAGAACCTTCCAGCCCGAGCCTCCTCACTGACACTGGCTGAATGCCTTCGGATTTTTGTCCATGCTATCTTCTACGTGGGCAAGGGAACACGGGCCCGGCCGAACGTCCACCTCTGGAAGGCCCTTAGCCACCGAGGGTGGCCAGGAAAACAG GCCTGCCCCAAGGTGCGCCAGATCTTAGACATTTGGGCCAGTGGTCGTGGTGTTGTCTCCCTGCATTGCTTCCAGCATGTGGTTGCTGTGGAGGCTTACACTCGAGAAGCATGTCTTGTGGATGCTCTAG GGATCCAGACGCTGACCAACCAGAAGCAAGGACACTGCTATGGAGTGGTGGCTGGCTGGCCACCCACCCGGCGCCGCCGCTTGGGGGTGCATCTGCTGCACCGTGCCCTCCTTGTCTTCCTGGCTGAGGGTGAGCGAGAGCTACGGCCCCAGGACATCCAGGCCCGTGGCTGA
- the BABAM1 gene encoding BRISC and BRCA1-A complex member 1, with the protein MEVAEPSSPTEEEEEEEEEQSAEPRPRTRSNPEGAEDRALGAQASVGSRSEGEGEAASADDGTANPPGAGPKPWQVPPPAPEVQVRTPRVNCPEKVIICLDLSEEMSLPKLESLNSSKTNALNVSQKMIEMFVRTKHKIDKSHEFALVVVNDDTAWLSGLTSDPRELCSCLYDLETASCSTFNLEGLFSLIQQKTELPVTENVQTIPPPYVVRTILVYSRPPCQPQFSLTEPMKKMFQCPYFFFDVVYIHNGADEKEEEMSWKDMFAFMGSLDTKGTSYKYEVALAGPALELHNCMAKLLAHPLQRPCQSHASYSLLEEDDEATEVEATV; encoded by the exons ATGGAGGTGGCGGAGCCCAGCAGTCCcactgaagaggaggaggaggaggaagaggagcagtCAGCTGAGCCCAGACCCCGCACTCGCTCCAACCCTGAGGGGGCTGAGGACCGGGCGCTGGGGGCCCAGGCCAGTGTGGGCAGCCGCAGCGAGGGCGAGGGTGAGGCGGCCAGTGCTGACGACGGGACCGCCAACCCTCCCGGAGCCGGTCCCAAGCCGTGGCAGGTGCCTCCACCAGCCCCAGAGGTCCAGGTGCGGACTCCAAGGGTCAACTGTCCAGAGAAAGTG ATCATCTGCCTGGACCTGTCGGAGGAAATGTCGCTGCCAAAGCTGGAGTCATTAAATAG CTCCAAAACCAATGCCCTCAACGTCTCCCAGAAAATGATCGAGATGTTCGTGCGGACAAAACACAAGATTGACAAGAGCCACGAGTTCGCGCTGGTGGTGGTGAACGATGACACCGCCTGG CTGTCCGGCCTGACCTCTGATCCCCGAGAACTCTGCAGCTGCCTCTACGACCTGGAGACAGCCTCCTGCTCTACCTTCA ATCTGGAAGGTCTCTTCAGCCTCAT CCAGCAGAAGACCGAGCTGCCAGTCACAGAGAATGTGCAGACGATTCCACCGCCGTACGTGGTCCGAACCATCCTGGTCTATAGTCGTCCACCCTGCCAACCCCAGTTCTCCCTGACGGAGCCCATGAAG AAAATGTTCCAGTGCCcgtatttcttctttgatgttGTTTACATCCACAACGGCGCCGacgagaaggaggaggagatgagTTGGAAG GACATGTTTGCCTTCATGGGAAGCCTGGATACCAAGGGTACCAGCTATAAGTACGAGGTGGCGCTGGCTGGGCCAGCCCTTGAGCTGCATAACTGTATGGCCAAGCTTCTGGCGCACCCATTGCAGCGGCCCTGCCAAAGCCATGCCTCCTACAGCCTGCTGGAGGAGGACGATGAAGCCACCGAGGTTGAGGCCACTGTCTGA